The following are encoded together in the Chaetodon auriga isolate fChaAug3 chromosome 4, fChaAug3.hap1, whole genome shotgun sequence genome:
- the mafgb gene encoding v-maf avian musculoaponeurotic fibrosarcoma oncogene homolog Gb isoform X1 produces the protein MLTPQRSSGSFSFGVSSLVQVCSEEQGSCGMTTTNKGNKALKVKREPGENGTSLTDEELVTMSVRELNQHLRGLSKEEILQLKQRRRTLKNRGYAASCRVKRVTQKEELEKQKAQLQQEVDKLANENASMRVELDALRSKYEALQTFARTVARSPNVGVGVRGGGGGGGGGVPSSVIGPLIPGKVATATSVITIVKSKTDARS, from the exons ATGCTCACACCACAGCGCTCCAGCGGTAGCTTTTCATTTGGTGTGTCTTCACTGGTGCAG GTCTGTTCAGAAGAGCAAGGCTCTTGTGGCATGACGACGACTAACAAAGGAAATAAAGCCTTGAAG GTGAAGCGTGAGCCCGGGGAGAATGGCACCAGCCTCACAGACGAGGAGCTGGTGACCATGTCGGTGCGGGAGCTGAACCAGCACCTCCGAGGGCTCTCCAAAGAGGAGatcctgcagctgaaacaacGGCGGCGCACCTTGAAGAACAGGGGCTACGCCGCCAGCTGCCGGGTGAAGCGGGTCACCcagaaggaggagctggagaagcagaaggcccagctgcagcaggaggtggacaAACTGGCCAATGAGAATGCTTCGATGCGCGTTGAGCTGGACGCTCTGAGGTCTAAGTACGAGGCGTTACAGACGTTCGCCAGGACCGTGGCACGGAGCCCCAATGTCGGGGTCGGGGTtcggggtggagggggaggaggagggggaggggtgcCATCGTCAGTCATTGGTCCACTCATACCGGGGAAGGTGGCAACAGCGACGAGCGTGATCACAATAGTGAAGTCAAAAACAGATGCACGGTCTTGA
- the mafgb gene encoding v-maf avian musculoaponeurotic fibrosarcoma oncogene homolog Gb isoform X2: MTTTNKGNKALKVKREPGENGTSLTDEELVTMSVRELNQHLRGLSKEEILQLKQRRRTLKNRGYAASCRVKRVTQKEELEKQKAQLQQEVDKLANENASMRVELDALRSKYEALQTFARTVARSPNVGVGVRGGGGGGGGGVPSSVIGPLIPGKVATATSVITIVKSKTDARS; the protein is encoded by the exons ATGACGACGACTAACAAAGGAAATAAAGCCTTGAAG GTGAAGCGTGAGCCCGGGGAGAATGGCACCAGCCTCACAGACGAGGAGCTGGTGACCATGTCGGTGCGGGAGCTGAACCAGCACCTCCGAGGGCTCTCCAAAGAGGAGatcctgcagctgaaacaacGGCGGCGCACCTTGAAGAACAGGGGCTACGCCGCCAGCTGCCGGGTGAAGCGGGTCACCcagaaggaggagctggagaagcagaaggcccagctgcagcaggaggtggacaAACTGGCCAATGAGAATGCTTCGATGCGCGTTGAGCTGGACGCTCTGAGGTCTAAGTACGAGGCGTTACAGACGTTCGCCAGGACCGTGGCACGGAGCCCCAATGTCGGGGTCGGGGTtcggggtggagggggaggaggagggggaggggtgcCATCGTCAGTCATTGGTCCACTCATACCGGGGAAGGTGGCAACAGCGACGAGCGTGATCACAATAGTGAAGTCAAAAACAGATGCACGGTCTTGA